A stretch of Chelmon rostratus isolate fCheRos1 chromosome 18, fCheRos1.pri, whole genome shotgun sequence DNA encodes these proteins:
- the slc25a29 gene encoding mitochondrial basic amino acids transporter — protein MDFIAGCVGGAAGVLVGHPFDTVKVRLQVQSVDKPLYRGTFHCFQSIIRQESVMGLYKGIGSPMMGLTFINAIVFGVQGNTMRLLGHDTPMNQFLAGAAAGAIQCVICCPMELAKTRMQMQGTGEKKSSRKLYKNSLDCLARIYKREGVWGVNRGMVTTLIRETPGFGVYFLAYDVLTRSLGCEPDDRYMIPKLLFAGGMAGIASWLSTYPVDVIKSRLQADGVGGVNQYSSIADCVRQSVRREGYMVFTRGLTSTLLRAFPVNAATFATVTLVLMYARGVEEGPKDCEPAQPSHHAQIQAQPSSL, from the exons ATGGACTTCATTGCTGGATGCGTCGGAG GTGCTGCTGGAGTCTTGGTTGGACACCCATTTGACACAGTTAAG GTCAGACTGCAGGTCCAGAGCGTTGATAAGCCTCTGTACCGTGGGACCTTTCACTGTTTCCAGTCAATCATACGGCAAGAGTCG GTAATGGGTTTGTATAAAGGCATTGGATCCCCCATGATGGGCCTTACATTCATCAATGCTATAGTGTTTGGCGTTCAGGGAAACACCATGCGGCTGCTGGGACATGACACTCCCATGAACCAGTTCCTTGCTGGTGCGGCAGCAGGTGCCATCCAGTGTGTCATCTGCTGCCCTATGGAGCTGGCGAAAACCCGCATGCAAATGCAGGGTACCGGAGAGAAGAAGTCTTCCAGGAAGCTGTACAAGAATTCCCTGGACTGCTTGGCACGCATCTACAAACGGGAGGGTGTGTGGGGTGTAAACAGAGGCATGGTGACCACACTGATCCGCGAGACGCCTGGCTTTGGAGTGTACTTCTTGGCCTACGATGTGCTGACGCGCAGCCTCGGCTGTGAGCCAGACGACCGCTACATGATCCCCAAACTGCTGTTTGCCGGGGGCATGGCCGGTATCGCTTCCTGGCTTTCCACCTATCCTGTGGACGTGATCAAATCGCGGCTGCAGGCAGACGGGGTGGGTGGGGTCAACCAGTACAGCAGCATTGCTGACTGCGTGCGACAGAGCGTCAGGAGGGAGGGCTACATGGTGTTCACGCGAGGCCTCACCTCCACGCTGCTACGAGCCTTCCCTGTGAATGCAGCTACCTTTGCCACTGTCACCCTTGTCCTCATGTACGCACGGGGGGTGGAGGAAGGACCTAAGGACTGTGAGCCAGCTCAGCCAAGTCACCATGCACAGATACAGGCCCAGCCCTCCAGCCTGTGA
- the slc25a47a gene encoding solute carrier family 25 member 47-A, which yields MHIADFVSGSIAGACGVAVGYPLDTVKVRIQTQKQFTGIWQCAAATFSKEGVHGFFKGMSLPVTTISMTSSVVFGTYRNCLQCLSQARGAGCGPNTKLEILLSGLAGGIAQVSVMSPGDIVKVRLQCQTESKRGGTSMPKPRYRGPVHCLLSIIKEEGIMGLYRGMLPLMLRDGPSYAIYFLTYTTICEWLTDSGKKRPDWSGVMLAGGIAGMAGWTLGTPMDVIKARLQMDGAQETKRYKGFYHCIAETVRVEGAGVFFRSLGINCLRAFPVNMVVFVTYEIFTGFLRARPDGVDPPRLGFE from the exons ATGCATATCGCTGATTTTGTGTCTGGATCCATCGCAG GGGCTTGTGGAGTGGCGGTGGGCTACCCTCTGGACACCGTGAAG GTCCGGATCCAAACCCAGAAACAGTTTACTGGAATATGGCAGTGTGCAGCGGCCACGTTTTCAAAAGAAGGG GTGCATGGCTTCTTCAAAGGCATGTCCTTACCCGTGACCACAATCTCCATGACTTCCTCAGTGGTGTTTGGCACATACAGGAACTGCCTGCAATGTTTGAGCCAGGCACGAGGCGCTGGTTGCGGCCCAAACACCAAACTAGAAATCCTCCTGTCTGGTTTGGCGGGGGGTATAGCTCAG GTATCAGTGATGTCTCCAGGTGACATAGTGAAAGTACGTCTGCAGTGTCAGACAGAGTCCAAGCGAGGAGGAACAAGCATGCCCAAACCCAGGTACCGTGGCCCAGTTCACTGTCTGCTGAGCATTATTAAAGAGGAGGGGATCATGGGGCTCTACAGAGGGATGCTCCCGCTCATGCTAAGAGACGGGCCATCATATGCCATATACTTCTTGACTTACACAACTATCTGTGAGTGGCTGACAGACAGCGGCAAGAAAAGACCAG ATTGGAGTGGCGTGATGCTTGCGGGGGGAATAGCAGGAATGGCAGGTTGGACATTAGGAACACCCATGGACGTGATCAAAGCCCGTCTGCAGATGGACGGAGCTCAGGAGACGAAGCGGTACAAGGGATTCTACCACTGCATCGCTGAGACAGTGAGGGTGGAGGGAGCGGGAGTGTTCTTCAGGAGCTTAGGCATCAACTGTTTGCGTGCATTCCCCGTCAACATGGTGGTTTTTGTTACATACGAGATCTTCACCGGTTTCCTCCGAGCCAGACCTGACGGTGTTGACCCGCCTCGTTTAGGGTTTGAATAG